One genomic region from Candidatus Bipolaricaulota bacterium encodes:
- a CDS encoding patatin-like phospholipase family protein, translating to MTEKRIGLVLGSGGARGSAHVGVLKVLLDEGIVPDVVVGTSMGAEVGGAYAAGVSIERMEEAWHSLNFGKVAKALLPTFPWSGWSSGRRVMRMIRELVGDVRIEDLPLPYAAVATDLETGLPYPIMRGDLATAIRASESVPGLFSPVWIDGHLLIDGGVSDPVPVDVARRLGADTVIAVDVLVRPEEVRLGGVTLPDLRERFLGITKAIAREKARERFRPHVFAVLFQMSTIFQKRMSTISLTAYPPDVLIQPDFSPDPPCYSDVKNGIEAGVIAARQALPQIKRVIAEG from the coding sequence TTGACGGAGAAGCGGATCGGGCTCGTTCTCGGGAGCGGTGGGGCGCGCGGCTCGGCCCACGTTGGGGTGTTGAAGGTCCTCCTGGATGAGGGGATAGTCCCGGACGTGGTCGTGGGGACGAGCATGGGGGCCGAGGTCGGAGGTGCGTACGCCGCCGGGGTCTCGATCGAGCGAATGGAGGAGGCGTGGCATTCCCTCAATTTCGGGAAGGTGGCCAAGGCCCTCCTCCCCACTTTCCCCTGGTCGGGATGGAGCTCAGGGCGGCGGGTGATGCGGATGATCCGGGAGCTCGTCGGGGACGTCCGCATCGAGGACCTCCCCCTCCCTTACGCCGCGGTGGCGACCGATCTCGAGACCGGCCTCCCCTATCCGATCATGCGGGGTGACCTTGCTACCGCGATCCGGGCGAGCGAGTCCGTCCCCGGGCTGTTCTCCCCGGTATGGATCGACGGCCACCTCCTGATCGACGGCGGGGTGTCGGACCCGGTCCCGGTCGACGTGGCGCGCCGGCTCGGAGCCGACACCGTAATCGCGGTCGACGTCCTCGTCCGACCGGAGGAGGTGAGGCTCGGTGGAGTGACCCTCCCCGACCTGCGCGAGCGGTTCCTCGGGATCACCAAGGCGATCGCGCGGGAAAAAGCACGGGAGCGGTTCCGCCCCCATGTTTTTGCGGTCCTGTTCCAGATGTCGACCATCTTTCAGAAGCGGATGAGCACCATATCCCTCACGGCCTATCCGCCGGATGTCTTGATTCAACCTGATTTCTCCCCTGATCCACCCTGCTACAGCGACGTCAAGAACGGAATCGAAGCCGGGGTCATCGCGGCGCGCCAGGCACTCCCGCAGATCAAGCGCGTCATTGCGGAGGGATGA
- a CDS encoding ferredoxin has protein sequence MALPKVDSDLCIACGICAQVCPEVFEVGPDGKSVVKPDADPNASCIQDAIDQCPVGAISQ, from the coding sequence ATGGCACTGCCAAAAGTCGATTCGGATCTTTGCATCGCTTGCGGAATCTGCGCACAGGTCTGTCCCGAGGTGTTCGAGGTCGGCCCGGACGGAAAGTCGGTGGTGAAGCCCGACGCCGATCCAAACGCCTCCTGCATCCAGGACGCCATCGATCAGTGCCCGGTGGGAGCGATCAGCCAGTAA
- a CDS encoding NifB/NifX family molybdenum-iron cluster-binding protein: MGKRKIRVAIGCDAGRVPRKHFGDCSEFRIYEINEDGVYTLIETKPNTSPEERRHADPNKMKGVLGELPGCEVIISGLLSPNFRRIRDTKPVQPVVTTLTEIPQLLEAFTARFEEIHSLVEARRQGDRPAEIPVLE, from the coding sequence ATGGGAAAACGGAAGATCCGCGTTGCGATCGGTTGCGATGCTGGACGTGTCCCGCGGAAACACTTCGGCGACTGTTCCGAATTTCGGATCTACGAGATCAACGAAGATGGGGTCTATACACTGATTGAGACTAAGCCGAACACCTCACCGGAGGAGCGGAGACACGCCGACCCGAATAAGATGAAGGGAGTGCTGGGGGAGCTTCCCGGTTGCGAGGTCATCATAAGCGGCCTTTTGAGCCCGAACTTCCGACGGATCCGCGATACAAAACCGGTCCAACCGGTGGTGACAACCCTGACGGAGATTCCCCAGCTGTTAGAGGCGTTCACGGCCCGGTTCGAGGAGATCCACTCCCTCGTAGAGGCGCGCCGCCAGGGAGACAGGCCGGCTGAGATCCCCGTCCTGGAATAA
- a CDS encoding 4Fe-4S binding protein yields the protein MRRRAGRFWQGSGTVEAGGESRAVQVDPEKCVGCGNCARACPLGAISLQDGKAVVDPKACRGCRVCTSACPTGAIA from the coding sequence ATGCGCCGCCGTGCCGGGCGGTTTTGGCAAGGGAGTGGAACCGTGGAAGCGGGGGGCGAATCGCGCGCAGTACAGGTTGATCCGGAAAAGTGCGTTGGGTGCGGGAACTGTGCCCGTGCCTGCCCGCTCGGCGCGATCAGCCTCCAGGACGGAAAAGCCGTGGTGGATCCCAAGGCCTGCCGCGGTTGCCGCGTCTGTACCTCCGCATGCCCCACCGGGGCGATTGCGTAA